A part of Aegilops tauschii subsp. strangulata cultivar AL8/78 chromosome 2, Aet v6.0, whole genome shotgun sequence genomic DNA contains:
- the LOC109747298 gene encoding putative F-box/LRR-repeat protein 9: MAATVPSPSRNRTEGPPLEEEAARDWAGLPWDALLAVLHRLDHVDVLMGAGQVCTPWRLAARNEPELWRRVEVRSHADRRSHVAAPSSTRRHSSAVLCGLARAAVRRAAGQCEAFCGEGAVDDSVLSLLADAAPSLKILRIISGDRIVDERLSLTITNFTLLEELELSLCTDVYPGTCEAVGSACPLLKRFRLSKNQFCKWNTKNIDQEAMAIATMGGLRSLQLFANPLSDDGLAAILDGCPRLESLDIRHCFNVGMSAAAIRARCPGIETLRLPDDSTIDYDLKFSPPDMTPWNTQDEHQCDWHELVYFSSW; this comes from the exons ATGGCCGCGACGGTGCCCTCGCCCTCCCGCAACCGCACTGAGGGACCTCCcttggaggaggaggcggcgagggACTGGGCGGGGCTGCCGTGGGACGCGCTGCTGGCCGTGCTCCATAGGCTGGACCACGTCGACGTCCTCATGGGGGCCGGCCAAGTGTGCACCCCCTGGCGCCTGGCGGCGCGGAACGAGCCGGAGCTGTGGCGCCGCGTCGAGGTGCGCTCCCACGCCGATCGCCGATCTCACGTggcggcgccgtccagcaccagACGCCACTCCTCCGCCGTCCTCTGTGGGCTGGCGCGCGCCGCCGTGAGGCGCGCCGCGGGGCAGTGCGAGGCCTTCTGCGGCGAGGGCGCCGTGGACGACAGCGTCCTCTCCCTCCTCGCCGACGC GGCGCCCTCGCTGAAGATCCTCCGGATCATCTCCGGCGACAGGATAGTCGACGAGAGGCTCAGCCTCACCATCACGAACTTCACCctgctggaggagctggagctgTCTCTTTGCACCGACGTCTACCCGGGGACGTGCGAGGCCGTCGGCAGCGCCTGCCCTCTCCTCAAGCGCTTCCGTCTGAGCAAGAACCAATTCTGCAAGTGGAACACCAAGAACATCGACCAGGAGGCCATGGCCATCGCTACCATGGGCGGGCTGCGGTCGCTTCAGCTCTTCGCCAACCCTCTCAGCGACGACGGGCTGGCGGCCATCCTTGACGGATGCCCGCGCCTCGAGTCTCTCGACATCCGCCATTGCTTCAACGTTGGGATGAGCGCTGCTGCAATCCGAGCACGGTGTCCTGGGATCGAGACACTGAGGCTCCCGGATGATTCGACGATCGATTACGATCTGAAGTTCTCTCCCCCGGATATGACCCCGTGGAACACCCAGGACGAGCATCAGTGTGATTGGCACGAGTTAGTCTATTTCAGTTCATGGTAG